From the genome of Micrococcales bacterium:
TCCGCGACATCGGGCTGCTTCAGGCGGCCGTGTCCCGCACTTCCACCATCGCCTTCGGGGCCGACGCATATCCCGACTTGCACACGAAGGCCGCGGCCTTGTTGCATTCCGTGGTCGGCAATCACGCGCTCGTGGATGGCAACAAGCGCTTGGCGCTTGCCGCAGTGATCGCGTTCCTGGGCGTCAATGGTGAGCCACTGAAACTGAG
Proteins encoded in this window:
- a CDS encoding Fic family protein; this encodes MIYLDLDDLLYIADRVLEDVLVRDIGLLQAAVSRTSTIAFGADAYPDLHTKAAALLHSVVGNHALVDGNKRLALAAVIAFLGVNGEPLKLSNDQAYNLVMAVAAGELDDLGQIAAFLRAD